Proteins encoded within one genomic window of Streptomyces sp. NBC_01314:
- a CDS encoding type 1 glutamine amidotransferase domain-containing protein produces MPPTNRILVIVTSVGEYRTVGYRTGLWLGELTHFYDVAEAAGFELTIASVDGGPVPIDPESLAHNVLGDLGTDKRYADREFMDKLRHTIGVAQVEVDDYDAIYLTGGHGVMFDFHQSEALETLVARFYETGRIVSAVCHGPCGLLEVTLSNGDPLVKGKNVTGFSWREEELAQRAEAVPYSLEDRLKELGATYSTAEQPFATHVVEDTRLITGQNPGSAKAVAEAVVRRLG; encoded by the coding sequence ATGCCCCCCACAAACCGCATTCTTGTCATCGTCACCAGCGTCGGCGAGTATCGGACCGTCGGATATCGCACGGGCCTTTGGCTGGGCGAACTGACCCACTTCTACGACGTCGCCGAAGCGGCAGGCTTCGAGCTCACCATCGCGAGCGTCGACGGCGGTCCCGTGCCGATCGACCCGGAAAGTCTCGCTCACAACGTCCTCGGCGACCTCGGCACCGACAAGCGGTACGCCGACCGCGAGTTCATGGACAAGCTGCGGCACACCATCGGTGTGGCGCAGGTCGAGGTCGATGACTATGACGCCATTTACCTCACCGGAGGCCACGGCGTGATGTTCGACTTCCACCAGAGCGAGGCACTGGAGACCCTTGTCGCGCGGTTCTACGAGACCGGGCGGATCGTCTCGGCGGTCTGTCACGGACCATGTGGCCTGCTCGAAGTCACACTGAGCAACGGCGACCCTCTGGTGAAGGGCAAGAATGTCACCGGATTCTCCTGGCGCGAGGAGGAACTCGCCCAGCGGGCGGAGGCTGTCCCGTACAGCCTTGAGGACCGGCTCAAGGAACTCGGAGCGACCTACAGCACCGCCGAGCAGCCCTTCGCCACCCACGTTGTCGAGGACACCCGGCTGATCACCGGGCAGAACCCGGGCAGCGCCAAGGCGGTCGCGGAAGCAGTCGTCCGCCGGCTCGGCTGA
- a CDS encoding SGNH/GDSL hydrolase family protein — MTAPHPYRRYVAIGDSMTEGLGDPDAAGGHRGWADRLAEVLAGQQPSLAYANLAVRGRTAARIRAEQLGPALELKPDLVTVMAGMNDLVRSGFDSASVVADIEEMFARLTASGAQVATVTFPDLGKVSPLARRVLPRVLDLNTRLRATAERYGVVVLDVFAHPVTTDPRLWADDRLHASPLGHARIASGMAHTLGLPDHDDWAEPLPPLPPVPALRAVGVEVRWAVDFLAPWLWRRLRGRSSGDGCSAKRPEPGPVKLQDAT; from the coding sequence ATGACCGCTCCGCACCCCTACCGGCGCTACGTGGCGATCGGCGACAGCATGACGGAGGGCCTCGGCGACCCCGACGCGGCGGGCGGACACCGGGGCTGGGCCGATCGACTGGCCGAGGTCCTGGCGGGGCAGCAGCCGAGCCTCGCGTACGCCAACCTCGCCGTACGCGGCAGGACGGCCGCCCGGATCAGGGCCGAACAACTGGGGCCGGCACTGGAGTTGAAGCCGGACCTCGTGACCGTCATGGCCGGCATGAACGACCTGGTGCGGTCCGGCTTCGACTCCGCGTCGGTCGTCGCCGACATCGAGGAGATGTTCGCCCGGCTCACCGCGTCGGGCGCCCAGGTCGCCACCGTGACCTTCCCGGACCTGGGGAAGGTCTCGCCGCTCGCGCGCCGGGTGCTCCCCCGCGTCCTCGACCTCAACACCCGCCTGCGTGCTACCGCTGAGCGGTACGGCGTCGTCGTACTGGACGTCTTCGCGCACCCGGTCACCACCGATCCGCGGCTCTGGGCCGATGACCGGCTGCACGCGAGCCCACTGGGTCACGCGCGGATCGCTTCCGGCATGGCCCACACGCTCGGTCTGCCGGACCACGACGACTGGGCCGAGCCACTGCCTCCCCTGCCTCCCGTCCCCGCCCTGCGGGCCGTCGGCGTCGAGGTGCGCTGGGCCGTGGACTTTCTCGCGCCGTGGTTGTGGCGGCGACTGCGCGGGCGTTCGTCGGGCGACGGCTGCTCGGCGAAGAGACCGGAACCGGGGCCGGTGAAGCTCCAGGACGCGACCTGA